From the genome of Rhodothermales bacterium:
GCGAGTTCAGCGCAGTCCTCAAGCGTGCAGCGGAGCTGCAGCGAATAGAGGGAGTCGACGACAGCCCGGGGCTGTATCTGGAGGAACTCCAGGAAATCGCGGTGGACGTCGGCATCGATCCCGACCACGTGAAGCGCGCCGCCTTTGAGCTGGATGAAGCTGAACCCGAGAAGGGTGATTACTGGCTCGGCGGACCTACCGACATCGATCTGGAGTGGATCGTCGAAGGCGAGATGTCGGACGAGAAATGGGAAGACGCGCTCGGTGAGATCCGGCGGGCGTTTTCGGCCGAGGGCGAGATCCGTCGGGAGGGTCGGACTCGTGACTGGGTCCACCGGGATCAGATGGGTGGCCGGGTGCACGTCAGTATGTCACCGGCTCGCAATCAGACCCGTATTCGCATTTCTTACGGGATGAAGGAATGGCTGTGGCTGTACGTGGTTTTCCTGTCCATCGGCATCGCCCCCGTAGCCGTACAGTATGCTCTGTTGAACCTCAGTGCCTGGCTGGAAACCGGGATCGCCGTCTTCGTGATGATGGCGTTCTACATGGTCGGATGGCTCAGCTTCAGGACCTTCACGCACAAACAGGATAGTAAGGCGCGCAAGTTGCTGGCACGTCTCGACAATCTCCTTGCCGAAGCGGGTACGGACACGGTCGACAGGGTAGACCTGATCGACACCTCCGAGGCCCGTCGTATCGATGATTCGCTGCTCGAGGATGAAACACGTTCGGAGCACACTTCACGCGGGCGTCGTCGTGAGCGCGACGAAAACTGACGGTCGTGCGGGTGTTTCCTCGGTCAAGCGGTTGGATCATCAAAGCGCAGTCGGTCCTGCCCGATTTCAGTCGGTCGTCCGATTTCTAGTATGAGCGCGTGACGTTCTATTCACGAATCACATAAAGAAATGAGTATCAGCGATTATGTAAAGAAGGGCGCGGAATCGGCCAAGGAAATGGCAGATTCACTTCTCGAGAAGTCGAGCGACGCCCTTGACGAGATCAAGGAAAAAGCGGAAGAGCTAAAGGACAAGGCCGAGGATGCACTTCAGAGGTCACCGTGCCTCGACCGCGCCACCGACATGTATGCCATGATCGGGGAAGGGAAGATGCTCGAGGCGTTCGACCTCTACTACCACGACGATGTAGTGATGCAGGAACCGTCGGGGGAGCCCAGGCGCGGAAAGGAAGCCAATCGCGCGTTTCATGAGCAGTGGATGTCCAACGTCGATGAGCGACACGGAGGCGGAACGACGGCGATCACGTCCAACGAGGACGACAACATCACAATCGTGGAGACGTGGAGTGATGTCACCTACAACGGCAAGCGAATGAAGATGGAAGAGGTTGCCGTGCAGCGGTGGAAAGATGACAAGATCGTGCACGAACGATTCTACTACGCGATGCCCGGGTAGACGTGCGCAGGATCGAAATGATGTCGGATCTCCATCGCGACACCATCACGGTCGCGATAGGCTCGCCGGCCGTCCGCGGGCCTGGGACATGCTCGCACATCAGGCTTTCGGCGTCGCACCCAGGCCCAGGTAACCTCGCACAAACCGCGATAGCAGTGCGGACGATTCCGGCGACTCCCTGAAGTTGTCCATGACTCCATCTAGCGAGTCGACGAATCCGGCCTGTGCGTATGAGTCGAGATACATGAGCGCCCGCTCACGATTCGCCTCCATCGACAGCTCGGGATGAAACTGCGTCATGTAAACGTCCTTCCCGGGAATGGTGGCGGCCTGATACTCATTTCGCTCGGAACTGGCGAGGTTCACGAAGATGGACGGCAGAGCGGCCGCATAGTCGGCGTGCCCGAACTGTGCGTAGAAGCGTGGCGCTACTTCCCGGAACAGATCGTCACGGGCGCCCGCCTCGGACACCGTCAACTCGAACGTACCGAACTCCGCCTTCGATTTGTTTGTCTCGACGCGTCCGCCAAAGCCGACAACAAACGCCTGAAAGCCAAAGCACGATGCGAAAACCGGCACACCGATCGACGTCAGGTCTTCGGCGGCGTCGATGAACTGACGAATCCATCCTTGATCGGCGGCGTCGCTCACGCTGAAGTCTCCGGATCCTCCCACCAGTATGCAGTCGGCAGAGGTGAGCTCTGATTTCGGCGGTGGTCCGGCGAGCAGATCCCACGGGACGATGTGGCGCTTGTCGAGTCCGAGTACGCGAGCGAACGCTGATCTCTCGTGAACGGCGGCCGGGTCGCCCTTCTTTCGAGCCTGAAGGAGAAGCAGTTTCATGACAACCGTCGGATGGCGGGCAAGGCCCGCCGGGCAGGATCAGGCGTCCGGGCCTTGGTCCTCGCCGAGCAGGTACCGGATCACGTCCTCCGCCGAGTACTCGGGATTCTCGAGCGACGCGAGCGGAAGATTGACGAGGTCGTCGCCGGCAGTGAACATCTTTTCCTCCGGTCCCCATTTCTGCATCTGCCCCAGATCGATATTGGACATGAGTGCATTGCAGAGACAGCCCCTTCCCTTGGTGTCTGCCGGGTTTCCGCCCTTGCTGGCCCAGATGTCCACGGGCTCTGCGGGGCAGCGCGTACTGAGCTTGTTCTTCTCGTCGACGTACATCTGCTGCAGGTAGCCGAGATCACAGATCCGGGTTCTCGTTTCGAGGTTGCCCGGGGCGCCGAGTGTGTCCTCGACCTCCAGGACCTTGAACGGAAAGCCTGTCACAGAGACGCGCCCATCGGTGCGAACCCTGGCGCGGCGTTGATGAATCAAGGTAATGAGTCGCCGTTTCGTTGCAGCAGGATATCCGGATTCGTTGGCCAGGCTGAAAAGCGAGCCGACCTGAACTCCGGTCGCACCCGCTTCGAGTGCCTCACGGAGTCGATCAGGTTTCCCAAACCCGCCGGCGAGATAAAACGGGTAGCCCAGTTCCGCCATCTTTTCGAGATTCGCGACATCCTTCTGGTCGTACACCGGATGACCGGCCTCGTCGTACTTCTTTCCCCTCGGCGGGGCGTTGTGGCCCCCTGCGATGGCGGCCTCAACGATGAATCCCGTGATGAGATCGTCCGGGAGCTTCTTCTGCAGAATGCGCGCCAGCAGGTCGGACGAGATGATGGGAAAGAACATTGGGTGCTCGAGCACCGGCGGATTCTCGACGATGTCGGCCGGGTCCAATTCGTAGTAGTACGACGTGGCGGGGTCGGGCGCAGCCGACGTATCCACGTCCATTCGTATGCGGGCCATTTGTCCGGCTGCCAGCTTCGGAATCTGTTCCGCTTCTTCGACCGGGATGCCCGCACCAATGAGAATGGCCCCGGCACCGGCGAGCATCGCGCCGTACATACATGCCAGGGAATAACGCTTCATCTTCGCGAGGAGGTTGATCCCGATGAGACCGTCGTGTCCTTCGCGCGCCAGGAACACTTCGCTGAATGCCGCCGCGCTCAGAATGCGCTGCGAGCGCACCGTAGGATTCGGCCGGTGAATGGGGAGGAGCCTGTAGGACGTTTCGGGGCCGATACCGCCCTCGACGAAGAAACGATCCACCAGGTAGCTTACGATGGACTGGTCCGGGTACGACTTCAGTGCGCGGATGCGTCCGTTCGGATCACCGTTCTGCAGTTCACGGACTACGACGGTATCAATACCGGTTCCTGACACCACGCCGAACTGCCCGAGCTCGGCCACGCGGCGCGCCAGGCGCCAGCTGGAGACTGCAACACCCATCCCACCCTGGATAATCGTAGGCAGTGTTCGCGGTGGGGTCGTGGAACTCATTTATGATGCTTCGTATGGGTCGTTTCGACTGGTTCCTACGAACGGTCGCGACCATCGTTCGTAGAAGATGCCTAATATACCGCGCCGAGAGCCGCGATCACACACGCAAACGGCGCGTATGGAACACTTCAACGGGGCAGGAAATCGCGACG
Proteins encoded in this window:
- a CDS encoding SnoaL-like domain-containing protein, translating into MSISDYVKKGAESAKEMADSLLEKSSDALDEIKEKAEELKDKAEDALQRSPCLDRATDMYAMIGEGKMLEAFDLYYHDDVVMQEPSGEPRRGKEANRAFHEQWMSNVDERHGGGTTAITSNEDDNITIVETWSDVTYNGKRMKMEEVAVQRWKDDKIVHERFYYAMPG
- a CDS encoding type 1 glutamine amidotransferase, whose translation is MKLLLLQARKKGDPAAVHERSAFARVLGLDKRHIVPWDLLAGPPPKSELTSADCILVGGSGDFSVSDAADQGWIRQFIDAAEDLTSIGVPVFASCFGFQAFVVGFGGRVETNKSKAEFGTFELTVSEAGARDDLFREVAPRFYAQFGHADYAAALPSIFVNLASSERNEYQAATIPGKDVYMTQFHPELSMEANRERALMYLDSYAQAGFVDSLDGVMDNFRESPESSALLSRFVRGYLGLGATPKA
- a CDS encoding nitronate monooxygenase: MSSTTPPRTLPTIIQGGMGVAVSSWRLARRVAELGQFGVVSGTGIDTVVVRELQNGDPNGRIRALKSYPDQSIVSYLVDRFFVEGGIGPETSYRLLPIHRPNPTVRSQRILSAAAFSEVFLAREGHDGLIGINLLAKMKRYSLACMYGAMLAGAGAILIGAGIPVEEAEQIPKLAAGQMARIRMDVDTSAAPDPATSYYYELDPADIVENPPVLEHPMFFPIISSDLLARILQKKLPDDLITGFIVEAAIAGGHNAPPRGKKYDEAGHPVYDQKDVANLEKMAELGYPFYLAGGFGKPDRLREALEAGATGVQVGSLFSLANESGYPAATKRRLITLIHQRRARVRTDGRVSVTGFPFKVLEVEDTLGAPGNLETRTRICDLGYLQQMYVDEKNKLSTRCPAEPVDIWASKGGNPADTKGRGCLCNALMSNIDLGQMQKWGPEEKMFTAGDDLVNLPLASLENPEYSAEDVIRYLLGEDQGPDA